A portion of the Actomonas aquatica genome contains these proteins:
- the fabF gene encoding beta-ketoacyl-ACP synthase II, with protein MKVIQSQRRVVITGLGAVTPLGLNAADTWAGLAAGKSGIGPITRFDATDCAAKIAGEVKDFDATAALANPLHPYGAEGPALEAVFTRKDAKKFGRFTHLGATAAVEAYADSGLDAHRGSFKAERMGVNLGVGLGGLPEIEATQETWRTGGFRKISPFFIIQIAPNLLSGQVSLLLNAKGPNMAVASACATSGHAVGEAAAAIARGDADVMVAGGAESTVTPLAVGAFAQMRALSTRNDDPTRASRPYDANRDGFVLSEGAVVFVLEEYEQAKARGARIYAEVSGYGASADAYHLSSLAPGGEGSQRSMRAALDSAGVGPEAIDFVAAHATSTPGGDGEEAAAIASVFATQLDSLNVSAVKSMTGHLLGAAGSMGAFTAIKAIETGIISPSINIETLDGAVEATGLNVTPNVAVQKTVRGALANSFGFGGTNASLVFQAI; from the coding sequence ATGAAAGTCATTCAATCACAACGCCGTGTAGTTATAACCGGTCTCGGAGCGGTCACGCCGCTGGGCCTCAACGCCGCCGATACCTGGGCGGGTTTGGCCGCGGGCAAGTCGGGTATCGGCCCGATCACCCGCTTTGATGCCACCGATTGTGCGGCCAAGATCGCGGGTGAGGTGAAGGACTTCGATGCGACCGCTGCGTTGGCGAATCCGTTGCACCCTTACGGTGCGGAGGGTCCGGCGTTGGAAGCCGTGTTCACGCGCAAGGACGCCAAAAAGTTTGGTCGCTTCACCCACTTGGGCGCGACGGCGGCGGTGGAGGCGTATGCCGATTCCGGTCTCGATGCGCATCGCGGCTCGTTCAAGGCCGAACGCATGGGCGTGAACCTGGGTGTCGGCCTCGGCGGTTTGCCGGAAATCGAAGCGACCCAGGAGACCTGGCGGACGGGCGGCTTCCGGAAGATCTCGCCGTTCTTTATTATCCAAATCGCGCCGAACCTGCTCTCCGGTCAGGTGAGTCTATTGCTCAATGCCAAAGGCCCCAACATGGCGGTGGCCTCGGCCTGCGCGACCTCGGGTCACGCGGTGGGCGAAGCGGCGGCGGCGATCGCGCGCGGTGACGCCGATGTGATGGTGGCCGGTGGCGCGGAATCGACCGTGACGCCGCTGGCGGTGGGCGCCTTTGCGCAGATGCGCGCGCTCTCGACCCGCAACGACGACCCGACCCGTGCCTCGCGGCCCTATGATGCGAATCGCGACGGCTTCGTGCTGTCGGAGGGGGCGGTGGTGTTTGTGCTCGAAGAATACGAGCAGGCCAAAGCGCGCGGCGCGCGGATTTATGCCGAGGTGAGTGGTTACGGTGCTTCGGCCGATGCCTACCACCTGTCGTCGCTGGCTCCGGGCGGCGAAGGCTCCCAACGCTCGATGCGCGCGGCACTCGACTCGGCCGGTGTAGGCCCGGAGGCGATCGATTTTGTGGCCGCGCACGCGACCTCCACTCCGGGTGGCGACGGCGAAGAAGCCGCGGCCATTGCGAGCGTGTTTGCGACGCAACTGGACTCGCTGAACGTGAGTGCGGTGAAGTCGATGACGGGTCACCTGCTCGGCGCGGCCGGCTCGATGGGTGCGTTTACGGCGATCAAGGCGATCGAGACCGGCATCATTTCGCCGTCGATCAACATCGAGACGCTCGATGGGGCGGTGGAGGCGACGGGCCTCAACGTGACCCCGAACGTCGCGGTGCAAAAGACGGTGCGTGGCGCGCTGGCCAACAGCTTCGGCTTCGGCGGCACCAACGCCTCGCTCGTCTTCCAGGCGATCTGA